CTGGCGTGCGTACTAATAAAGATGGTGCGGTTTACGGCCTCAAGGGTCTGTTCTCCGCTGGTGAGGCCGCATGCTGGGATATGCACGGCTTTAACCGTCTAGGTGGTAACTCTTTGGCTGAGACTGTTGTTGCAGGCGGTATCATCGGTACCAAGATCGTTGAATTCCTCAAGGGTTACGAGACCGATTTTAAAACCTCACTGGTTGCCGAAGCCGTCCGCAAAGAGCAGGACCGCATTGAAAAACTGCGCAGCGGTGCAAATGGCAAAGAGAATGTCTACAAGGTCCGCGAAGAAATGCAGGACGCCCTTATGGAAGGTTGTTTTGTTTTCAGGAATGATGCCGGACTCAACAAATGCATTGAAACCCTTCAGGGGACTCTTGATAAAGCCCGCAAGGTCAGTCTTGTTTCCGACGGTCTGGGCGCAAACCACGAACTGGCTGCGGCCCTTAAGATCGAAGGTCAGGTCAAACTGGGCCTGTGTATTGCCAAGGCTGCTCTTGAACGTACTGAAAGCCGTGGTTCACACAACCGTGAGGACTACACCGCACGTGATGACCAGAAATGGCTGAACAGAACTCTGGCCTACTGGCGTGACGGTGCGGATATGCCCGAGCTTCAGTATGAAGAAGCCACACCCGGTTATGAAATTCCTCCGGGAGATCGTGGTTACGGCGGTGGTTCCATCATCGAAGCTGACAAGGCTGAGATTGAAGCCAAAATGTTCAAGAAATAACCCCTGACAAGGATATAAAGATGAGCAGACAACTCGAATTTGATATATTCCGTTACAATCCACAGGATAAGGGGTCGGTTCCGCACATGCAGACTTTTGTGCTGGATGAAACCGAGAACATGACCCTCTTCATCGCGCTTAACCGTTTGCGCGAGGAGCAGGACCCCGGCCTGATTTTTGACTTCTGTTGCCGCGCCGGTATCTGCGGTGCGTGCGCCATGGTCGTTAACGGCAAGCCACGTCTGGCCTGTCAAACCAAGACCGTGGACCTGCCTGAGCAGATTACCCTGCTGCCCCTGCCCGTATACCAGCTGATCGGTGACCTTTCAGTTGATACCGGTTCATGGTTCAGGGAAATGTACCAGACCACTGAATCATGGGTTCATACCAATAAAACCTTTGATCCGGGTGCTATTGAAGAGCGCATGGAAAACGAGGTTGCCGAACAGATCTACGAACTGGAACGTTGCATCGAATGCGGTTGCTGTGTCGCAGCCTGCGGTACCGCCCGCCTTCGTGATGACTTCCTTGGTGCTGCATCTTTGAACCGTGTGGCCCGTTTTGTAGTAGATCCTCGCGACCAGCGTACTGACCGCGATTACTTTGAAATTATCGGTAATGATGAAGGTATCTTCGGTTGTATGGGCCTCCTTGGCTGCGAAGATGTCTGCCCCAAGAGCTTGCCGTTGCAGAACCAGCTCGGTTTCCTGCGCCGCAAGATGGGTATCACCGCAATCAAAGAAATATTCAGGAAGTAAGCCATGCGTACCATTAAAGCTGAACAGATTATCGATGCAGTGGCGAAAATGTGCGTAAGCGCAAACCGCTACCTGCCTGCCGATGTCCGCAAGCGTTTTGAAGAATGCGCTGCTGCCGAGGATTCCCCGGCAGCAAAGGAAGTCTTCAGGCAGATCAAGGAAAACTGGGAACTGGCTGAAGATTCCGGCCTGCCGCTCTGTCAGGATACCGGATTGGCCGTATACATCGTTGAAATGGGCGAAGATGTGCGTGTCGAAGGCATGAACATCCGCGAAGCCATCAACGAGGGAACCCGCAAGGGTTACGAAGAAGGATTCCTGCGCAAGTCCGCCTGTGATCCTTTGACCCGTGCCAATACTAAAGATAACACCCCGGCCATCATCCATTTTGATATCGTCCCTGGTGACAAGATCAAAATCACTTTCATGGCCAAGGGCGGCGGTTCCGAGAACATGAGCCGGGTGACCATGCTTGCTCCGGCTCAGGGCTGGGAAGGCATCAAGAAATTCGTCATTGAGCGGGTTGCTGAAGCCGGACCTAACCCCTGCCCCCCGACTATGGTCGGTATCGGCGTGGGCGGAACCTTCGAATATTCTGCATTGCTGGCTAAAAAGTCATTGATGCGCAAAGTGGGCGAACCTCATCCTGACCCGGAAATGGCTAAGCTTGAAGCTGAACTCATGGAAGAGATCAATAAGCTCGGCATCGGGCCCATGGGACTGGGCGGTAAGACTACCGTCTTTGACGTGAAGATCGAAATGCGCCCCTGCCACATTGCGTCCCTGCCGCTGGCAGTGAACATCCAGTGTCATTCTTCCAGACACGAGGAGGTGGAACTCTAATGGCTGAATACAAACTTACCACCCCGCTTACTGATGAAGATATGGTCCAGCTCAAGGCCGGTGATGTGGTCAAATTGACCGGAACCATCTACACCGCCCGCGATGCTGCCCATAAAAGACTTTGTGACCTGCTTGATGCCGGTAAAGATCTTCCTTTCGAATTGAAAGGTTCGGTGGTCTACTACGTCGGTCCCAGTCCTGCGCCTCCGGGCAGGCCCATCGGTTCCGCAGGGCCGACCACCAGTTACCGCATGGATACTTACGCCCCCCGGCTGCACAGCCTCGGCCAGAAGGCCAGCATCGGTAAGGGTAAGCGTAATGATGAGGTCAAGCAGGCTTTGAAGGATAATAAAGCTGTTTATTTTGGAGCGACCGGAGGTGCCGGTGCTCTGCTTTCCATGTGTATCAAGGATGCGAAAGTTATCGCTTTTGATGAACTTGGTCCTGAAGCTATCCGTGAATTGACCGTTGAGGAATTTCCCCTGCTGGTCATCAATGATTCCCACGGTGGCGAATTGTACGCCGTCCCTGACCGTAAGGCGGCGGGTGTTGAGTAACAAGTCCGCTGATTTATAGCTGACAATCAAGGAGAATATTTATGGCTCTTTTCACTAAACAGGAAGCTCTTGATTACCATTCCAAAGGTAGAAAGGGTAAAATTGAAGTCGTTCCCGTAAAACCTTGTGATACCCAGAAGCATCTTTCCATGGCTTACAGCCCCGGTGTTGCTGAAGCTTGTCTTGCTATCGCTGACGACAAGGAAAAATCTTACGATTACACTGCTCGCGGAAACCTTGTTGCTGTTGTTTCCAACGGTACCGCTGTTCTGGGTCTCGGTAATATCGGTCCTGAAGCCGGTAAGCCGGTTATGGAAGGTAAAGGCGTTCTCTTTAAAGTCTTCGCCGACATTGATGTATTCGACATCAACCTTGATGTCACCGACCCTGATGAACTGTGCAAAATCGTAAAAGCCATGGAACCTACCTTCGGCGGTATCAACCTCGAAGATATCAAGGCTCCTGAATGCTTCTACATTGAAGAGAAGCTCAAAAAAGAAATGGATATCCCGGTTTTCCACGATGACCAGCACGGTACCGCCATCATCTCCGGCGCAGGTCTGATCAACGCTGCTGAAATTACCGGTAAGAAAATTGAAGATATGCGTCTGGTTGTTTCCGGCGCAGGTGCATCCGCTGTTGCGTGTACCACCTTCTATAAATCTCTGGGCATCAAGTCTGAGAACATTGCCATGTTCGACTCCCGCGGTCACATCAACAACAGCCGCGAAGGTCTGAACGACCAGAAGAAATCCTTTGCTACCGACAAAGAGTACAAGGATCTCGCCGATGCCATGAACGGTGCCGACGTATTCCTCGGCCTGTCCGTAAAAGGCATGGTCACCAAAGATATGGTTAAGTCCATGGCTGACTCACCCATCATCTTTGCCATGGCCAACCCTGATCCTGAAATTCCCTACACCGATGCCAAGGAAGCACGTCCCGACGCCATCATGGGTACCGGACGTTCCGACTTCCCCAACCAGATCAATAACG
This DNA window, taken from Marinifilum sp. JC120, encodes the following:
- a CDS encoding malate dehydrogenase, whose amino-acid sequence is MALFTKQEALDYHSKGRKGKIEVVPVKPCDTQKHLSMAYSPGVAEACLAIADDKEKSYDYTARGNLVAVVSNGTAVLGLGNIGPEAGKPVMEGKGVLFKVFADIDVFDINLDVTDPDELCKIVKAMEPTFGGINLEDIKAPECFYIEEKLKKEMDIPVFHDDQHGTAIISGAGLINAAEITGKKIEDMRLVVSGAGASAVACTTFYKSLGIKSENIAMFDSRGHINNSREGLNDQKKSFATDKEYKDLADAMNGADVFLGLSVKGMVTKDMVKSMADSPIIFAMANPDPEIPYTDAKEARPDAIMGTGRSDFPNQINNVLGFPFIFRGALDVNATSINEEMKIAAARSLAALAKEPAPDYVCEAYGVDKLEFGIDYIIPKPLDLRLIEFESAAVAQAAMDTGVARKKVDIEEYKKELRERLAASRERVGDLIKSYNLDF
- a CDS encoding fumarate hydratase, producing the protein MRTIKAEQIIDAVAKMCVSANRYLPADVRKRFEECAAAEDSPAAKEVFRQIKENWELAEDSGLPLCQDTGLAVYIVEMGEDVRVEGMNIREAINEGTRKGYEEGFLRKSACDPLTRANTKDNTPAIIHFDIVPGDKIKITFMAKGGGSENMSRVTMLAPAQGWEGIKKFVIERVAEAGPNPCPPTMVGIGVGGTFEYSALLAKKSLMRKVGEPHPDPEMAKLEAELMEEINKLGIGPMGLGGKTTVFDVKIEMRPCHIASLPLAVNIQCHSSRHEEVEL
- a CDS encoding fumarate reductase iron-sulfur subunit, with amino-acid sequence MSRQLEFDIFRYNPQDKGSVPHMQTFVLDETENMTLFIALNRLREEQDPGLIFDFCCRAGICGACAMVVNGKPRLACQTKTVDLPEQITLLPLPVYQLIGDLSVDTGSWFREMYQTTESWVHTNKTFDPGAIEERMENEVAEQIYELERCIECGCCVAACGTARLRDDFLGAASLNRVARFVVDPRDQRTDRDYFEIIGNDEGIFGCMGLLGCEDVCPKSLPLQNQLGFLRRKMGITAIKEIFRK
- a CDS encoding Fe-S-containing hydro-lyase, with product MAEYKLTTPLTDEDMVQLKAGDVVKLTGTIYTARDAAHKRLCDLLDAGKDLPFELKGSVVYYVGPSPAPPGRPIGSAGPTTSYRMDTYAPRLHSLGQKASIGKGKRNDEVKQALKDNKAVYFGATGGAGALLSMCIKDAKVIAFDELGPEAIRELTVEEFPLLVINDSHGGELYAVPDRKAAGVE